In Salarias fasciatus chromosome 2, fSalaFa1.1, whole genome shotgun sequence, one genomic interval encodes:
- the LOC115407073 gene encoding uncharacterized protein LOC115407073 isoform X1 — MLVLFCFVLMIGAGCCADVTQNNASFSCPHQTANQKKTYRIKIIFSHQTEVLEGTMSCDSSEDHPTPLTTNLECATLILDVNQTKINPNGLSFFIQTGTPNKRVFPEAQSAGIPGECKLEDLKRANTALYIICTALTMSMIVSVYLIWTNKKKNCDSDFSFPFETEAEPTNSDQQGDEASVTYSTPTFSETTVTKAERRNMLSDQKETIYNDVRFTTEE; from the exons ATGCTGGTCTTATTTTGCTTTGTGCTGATGATCGGAGCTGGAT gctgcgcagatgtgactCAAAACAATGCTAGTTTTTCATGTCCTCATCAGACTGCAAACCAGAAGAAAACGTATCGGATCAAAATCATTTTCAGTCACCAGACTGAAGTCTTGGAAGGAACAATGAGCTGTGACTCCAGTGAAGATCATCCGACTCCTCTGACAACAAATCTAGAATGTGCAACTTTAATTCTGGATGTTAATCAAACAAAGATCAATCCCAACGGACTTTCCTTCTTCATCCAAACTGGAACACCGAACAAAAGAG TATTCCCTGAAGCACAATCTGCAGGCATCCCAGGAG agtgtaaGCTGGAAGATCTGAAGCGAGCGAACACAGCCCTTTACATTATCTGTACTGCACTGACCATGAGTATGATTGTCTCAGTCTATCTCATTTGGAccaacaagaagaagaattGCGACAGTG ATTTCTCTTTTCCATTTGAAACAGAAGCTGAGCCGACCAACAGTGATCAGCAG GGAGATGAAGCTTCAGTGACCTATTCGACACCAACATTCAGCGAGACAACAGTTAccaaagcagaaagaagaaacatgCTCTCAGATCAGAAAGAGACGATCTACAACGACGTGCGTTTCACAACTGAGGAGTAA
- the LOC115407073 gene encoding uncharacterized protein LOC115407073 isoform X3: MSCDSSEDHPTPLTTNLECATLILDVNQTKINPNGLSFFIQTGTPNKRVFPEAQSAGIPGECKLEDLKRANTALYIICTALTMSMIVSVYLIWTNKKKNCDSDFSFPFETEAEPTNSDQQGDEASVTYSTPTFSETTVTKAERRNMLSDQKETIYNDVRFTTEE; encoded by the exons ATGAGCTGTGACTCCAGTGAAGATCATCCGACTCCTCTGACAACAAATCTAGAATGTGCAACTTTAATTCTGGATGTTAATCAAACAAAGATCAATCCCAACGGACTTTCCTTCTTCATCCAAACTGGAACACCGAACAAAAGAG TATTCCCTGAAGCACAATCTGCAGGCATCCCAGGAG agtgtaaGCTGGAAGATCTGAAGCGAGCGAACACAGCCCTTTACATTATCTGTACTGCACTGACCATGAGTATGATTGTCTCAGTCTATCTCATTTGGAccaacaagaagaagaattGCGACAGTG ATTTCTCTTTTCCATTTGAAACAGAAGCTGAGCCGACCAACAGTGATCAGCAG GGAGATGAAGCTTCAGTGACCTATTCGACACCAACATTCAGCGAGACAACAGTTAccaaagcagaaagaagaaacatgCTCTCAGATCAGAAAGAGACGATCTACAACGACGTGCGTTTCACAACTGAGGAGTAA
- the LOC115407073 gene encoding uncharacterized protein LOC115407073 isoform X2 encodes MLVLFCFVLMIGAGCCADVTQNNASFSCPHQTANQKKTYRIKIIFSHQTEVLEGTMSCDSSEDHPTPLTTNLECATLILDVNQTKINPNGLSFFIQTGTPNKRVFPEAQSAGIPGECKLEDLKRANTALYIICTALTMSMIVSVYLIWTNKKKNCDNFSFPFETEAEPTNSDQQGDEASVTYSTPTFSETTVTKAERRNMLSDQKETIYNDVRFTTEE; translated from the exons ATGCTGGTCTTATTTTGCTTTGTGCTGATGATCGGAGCTGGAT gctgcgcagatgtgactCAAAACAATGCTAGTTTTTCATGTCCTCATCAGACTGCAAACCAGAAGAAAACGTATCGGATCAAAATCATTTTCAGTCACCAGACTGAAGTCTTGGAAGGAACAATGAGCTGTGACTCCAGTGAAGATCATCCGACTCCTCTGACAACAAATCTAGAATGTGCAACTTTAATTCTGGATGTTAATCAAACAAAGATCAATCCCAACGGACTTTCCTTCTTCATCCAAACTGGAACACCGAACAAAAGAG TATTCCCTGAAGCACAATCTGCAGGCATCCCAGGAG agtgtaaGCTGGAAGATCTGAAGCGAGCGAACACAGCCCTTTACATTATCTGTACTGCACTGACCATGAGTATGATTGTCTCAGTCTATCTCATTTGGAccaacaagaagaagaattGCGACA ATTTCTCTTTTCCATTTGAAACAGAAGCTGAGCCGACCAACAGTGATCAGCAG GGAGATGAAGCTTCAGTGACCTATTCGACACCAACATTCAGCGAGACAACAGTTAccaaagcagaaagaagaaacatgCTCTCAGATCAGAAAGAGACGATCTACAACGACGTGCGTTTCACAACTGAGGAGTAA